One Echinicola strongylocentroti DNA window includes the following coding sequences:
- a CDS encoding DEAD/DEAH box helicase, which translates to MKFKDLRIIPPILDALEDKNYSEPTSIQEQAIPFIIQGKDVLGCAQTGTGKTAAFAIPIIQHIHEAPYANESRPKIRSLIVTPTRELAIQIGENIEEYAKYTNIKHTVIFGGVKQGAQVNQLNKGVHILVATPGRLLDLINQGHISLKDIDLFVLDEADRMLDMGFINDIKKLLKILPKKRQSLFFSATMPDNILQLSKEILNNPHKVEVTPVSSTAETIQQYLYYTNKSSKKSLLIHILEKEGMDQVLLFSRTKHGADRIVRDLKKQHIKAAAIHGDKAQNQRQRVLSDFKDGKLRILVATDIAARGIDIDKLKYVINFDIPDTPETYIHRIGRSGRAGEEGNAISLCEPEENADVKAIEKLANKKITVINDHPFPQTDKPMTAQEKKEFNKEKQRRKQEFFASRKNNRGGSGRR; encoded by the coding sequence ATGAAATTTAAAGACCTGAGGATCATTCCTCCCATATTAGATGCATTAGAGGACAAAAACTATAGTGAACCTACCTCTATCCAAGAACAGGCCATTCCATTTATCATTCAGGGCAAAGACGTTTTGGGATGCGCCCAGACTGGTACTGGAAAAACAGCCGCCTTTGCCATTCCCATCATCCAGCATATCCACGAAGCACCCTATGCCAATGAATCAAGGCCCAAGATCCGTTCACTAATCGTCACACCGACGAGGGAACTGGCCATTCAGATTGGTGAAAATATTGAAGAATACGCCAAATATACCAATATCAAGCATACAGTGATTTTTGGTGGTGTAAAACAAGGAGCTCAAGTCAATCAACTGAACAAGGGTGTACATATTCTTGTAGCTACCCCAGGGAGGCTCCTTGACCTGATCAACCAAGGTCATATCAGTCTAAAGGACATCGACTTATTTGTACTGGATGAGGCGGACCGGATGCTGGACATGGGCTTTATCAATGATATCAAAAAGCTCCTCAAAATCCTTCCCAAAAAACGCCAATCCCTTTTCTTTTCGGCCACCATGCCGGACAATATCCTCCAACTGTCCAAGGAGATACTGAACAACCCACACAAGGTAGAAGTCACACCTGTTTCATCCACTGCGGAGACCATCCAACAATACCTCTACTACACTAACAAAAGCAGTAAAAAATCCCTACTGATCCATATTTTGGAAAAAGAAGGGATGGATCAGGTTTTGCTGTTTTCGCGCACCAAGCACGGTGCTGACAGGATCGTGCGGGACCTCAAGAAACAGCATATAAAAGCGGCTGCCATCCATGGTGACAAGGCCCAAAACCAACGTCAACGGGTACTCAGTGATTTCAAAGATGGCAAACTACGTATCCTAGTGGCCACGGATATTGCAGCTAGGGGCATTGACATTGACAAGCTTAAATATGTCATCAATTTTGATATTCCAGACACTCCTGAAACCTATATCCACCGTATTGGCCGCTCTGGAAGAGCAGGGGAAGAAGGAAACGCTATTTCACTCTGCGAACCAGAGGAAAATGCAGATGTAAAAGCCATAGAAAAACTGGCCAACAAAAAAATCACCGTCATCAATGACCACCCCTTTCCCCAAACGGACAAACCGATGACCGCTCAGGAGAAAAAAGAATTCAACAAAGAAAAGCAGCGCAGAAAGCAAGAATTCTTTGCCAGCAGAAAAAACAACAGGGGTGGATCAGGAAGAAGATAA
- a CDS encoding mechanosensitive ion channel family protein has protein sequence MEQGDLQTIISSVRDSWQNFLASIPGIILGIIIVAIGYLIARRIGEITRTRIRRKSSDPLMSRFLGNTVKICLLLLAIIYAMNIAGLGEITTFLITSIGASAIIIGFAFKDIGENFISGIILAFSRPFNVNDTVEVGDLFGKIKSLEFRYTKLKTFDGRDVYIPNSDVLKKPVINYTEDGFFRWDFVVGIAYEDDVEAAKRVIMDTINSHPSVVQDGIHENYVAEDQLATSTVNLKVFFWVNTFEFRREAVMVRGEIMKQIKEALETGGFSMPSDIVELKLYSSQKDLPVKLQQTDQKQ, from the coding sequence ATGGAACAAGGCGACCTACAAACCATCATCAGCTCGGTCAGGGATTCCTGGCAAAACTTCCTGGCTAGTATTCCCGGAATCATTTTAGGGATTATCATTGTGGCCATTGGCTACCTCATCGCCCGCCGGATAGGGGAAATCACCAGGACACGAATCAGGCGAAAGTCCAGCGACCCGCTGATGAGCCGATTTCTGGGCAATACCGTGAAAATCTGTTTGTTACTTTTGGCCATTATTTATGCCATGAATATTGCTGGACTGGGAGAAATCACCACTTTTTTGATCACCTCCATCGGTGCCTCAGCCATCATTATTGGCTTTGCCTTTAAGGATATTGGTGAGAATTTTATCAGCGGTATTATACTGGCCTTTAGCCGCCCATTTAATGTCAACGACACAGTGGAAGTCGGTGACCTGTTCGGGAAGATCAAATCCTTGGAATTCAGGTACACCAAGCTCAAGACCTTTGATGGCCGAGACGTGTACATCCCCAACAGTGATGTGCTCAAAAAACCCGTGATCAACTATACAGAAGATGGTTTTTTCCGTTGGGATTTTGTGGTGGGCATTGCCTATGAAGACGATGTAGAAGCCGCCAAGCGTGTCATTATGGACACCATCAACAGCCACCCTTCCGTGGTGCAGGACGGGATACATGAAAACTATGTCGCCGAGGACCAATTGGCCACCAGTACAGTAAACTTGAAAGTCTTTTTCTGGGTAAATACTTTTGAGTTTCGTCGGGAAGCAGTAATGGTGAGGGGCGAAATCATGAAACAGATAAAAGAAGCCCTTGAGACCGGCGGATTCTCCATGCCAAGTGATATTGTAGAACTAAAGCTGTACAGCAGCCAAAAAGACCTTCCCGTGAAGTTGCAGCAAACAGATCAGAAACAGTAA